A region from the Salidesulfovibrio onnuriiensis genome encodes:
- a CDS encoding nitroreductase family protein, producing the protein MLNFMVDTEKCTQCGECARDCVFGVITMDGFPSINAERAGMCCRCQHCLAVCKPGAISILGKNPADSVPLSRNLPAPEQMEALILGRRSIRRYKKENVDPKLIRHLLELTTHAPTAVNQQLTRLTVVDNREAMDRLRERTAEAADKAIREGRIPQGMERIASFIQGGGDGEDVIFRNAPHLLVASAPKDALAPAADCHIALSYFELLANSHGIGTVWDGIARSVMDVIAPEIRELLGIPADHLVVAAMVFGKPAVKYHRSVQHSTDNIHRASL; encoded by the coding sequence ATGTTGAATTTCATGGTGGATACCGAGAAGTGCACCCAGTGCGGAGAATGTGCCCGGGACTGTGTCTTCGGCGTCATCACGATGGACGGGTTCCCTTCCATCAACGCGGAAAGAGCGGGAATGTGCTGCCGCTGCCAGCATTGCCTGGCCGTGTGCAAACCCGGAGCCATCAGCATTCTCGGCAAGAACCCTGCCGATAGCGTGCCGCTCTCGCGCAATTTGCCCGCCCCCGAACAGATGGAGGCGCTGATCCTGGGCCGCCGTTCCATCCGAAGATACAAAAAGGAAAACGTCGACCCGAAGCTCATCCGCCACCTGCTGGAACTGACGACCCACGCCCCCACCGCCGTGAATCAGCAGTTGACCCGGCTCACGGTGGTGGACAACCGCGAAGCCATGGACAGGCTGCGCGAACGGACCGCCGAAGCAGCGGACAAGGCCATCCGGGAGGGACGAATCCCCCAGGGAATGGAACGCATCGCAAGCTTCATTCAGGGAGGCGGGGACGGCGAGGACGTGATCTTCCGCAATGCGCCGCACCTGCTGGTGGCCTCGGCCCCCAAGGACGCACTGGCCCCCGCAGCGGATTGCCATATCGCCCTGAGCTATTTCGAGCTGCTGGCCAACAGCCATGGGATCGGCACGGTCTGGGACGGCATCGCCCGGTCGGTCATGGACGTCATTGCGCCCGAAATTCGAGAACTGCTGGGAATACCGGCCGACCATCTCGTTGTCGCGGCCATGGTCTTCGGGAAACCCGCAGTGAAATACCACCGGTCCGTGCAGCACTCCACGGACAACATTCACCGGGCCTCCCTGTAA
- a CDS encoding D-alanine--D-alanine ligase family protein: MTRKTVAIVRTRLDPGASADDLDVLAQSEFVARILRQLDWSVVEVELGDNLAEACGALESIRPDVVFNLVESMLGSDALAGIAPVLFQKGGLPFTGSDSAVLSLTCDKLSVKKRLNAVGLPTPWGAGLAEVENGAFQGPGMYIIKSRSEHASVGLDDTAVLRAEEREALLSSMRDFREKTGSSCIAERFIDGREFSVALVEYPVRKAVSLGAAEIVFRKDLPTKIVGYSAKWVQGSDEDLASVRSFDFAGEDPYLAHRLQHTANNCWSALGLRGYARIDFRTDAQGREYVIDVNANPCLSEDAGFIATSRHYGWEDADIIQAIIEGALNRYEKAGS; encoded by the coding sequence ATGACCAGGAAGACCGTGGCTATCGTGCGCACCCGACTCGATCCGGGCGCATCGGCGGATGACCTTGACGTGCTGGCCCAGTCCGAATTCGTGGCCCGCATCCTGAGGCAGCTGGACTGGAGCGTGGTGGAGGTGGAGCTGGGGGACAACCTGGCCGAGGCCTGCGGCGCCTTGGAATCCATCCGGCCCGACGTGGTCTTCAACCTGGTGGAAAGCATGCTGGGCTCGGACGCCCTGGCCGGCATCGCGCCGGTGCTTTTCCAGAAGGGCGGCCTGCCCTTTACCGGGTCGGACAGCGCCGTGCTGAGCCTGACCTGCGACAAGCTGTCGGTCAAGAAACGGCTGAACGCGGTGGGGTTGCCCACCCCGTGGGGAGCCGGGCTGGCCGAGGTGGAGAACGGGGCGTTCCAGGGGCCGGGGATGTATATCATCAAGAGCCGCAGCGAGCACGCATCCGTCGGCCTGGACGACACTGCGGTGCTTCGGGCAGAGGAAAGGGAAGCGCTGCTTTCGTCCATGCGGGATTTCCGGGAAAAAACCGGGAGTTCCTGCATTGCGGAGCGGTTCATCGATGGCCGCGAATTCAGTGTGGCCCTGGTGGAGTATCCGGTCCGGAAGGCCGTTTCCCTGGGAGCGGCGGAGATCGTTTTCCGCAAGGACCTGCCCACCAAGATCGTGGGCTATTCCGCCAAGTGGGTGCAGGGCTCGGACGAGGATCTTGCGTCCGTGCGGAGCTTCGATTTCGCCGGGGAGGACCCTTACCTGGCGCACCGGCTGCAGCACACGGCGAACAATTGTTGGAGCGCACTGGGCCTGCGGGGCTATGCCCGCATCGATTTCAGGACCGACGCCCAGGGCCGGGAATACGTCATCGACGTCAATGCCAACCCCTGTCTTTCCGAAGACGCGGGATTCATTGCCACCTCCCGCCATTACGGATGGGAGGACGCCGACATCATTCAGGCAATCATTGAAGGAGCCTTGAACAGGTATGAAAAAGCAGGAAGCTGA
- a CDS encoding GNAT family N-acetyltransferase: MKKQEAEPAHTVGCTLRFLDEVRMEDVRSLCAITAGTGFLSEDEVNVVEELAWAAITGGESSGYMFLLAFSHDGENRSPAGFACYGPIACTEGSYHLYWIVVDRLCQGQGYGTQILRKVEERVAARQGRKLFLETSSRPLYEPTRNFYWSTGYIEEGRLKDYYAPGEDCVHFAKELQPARG, encoded by the coding sequence ATGAAAAAGCAGGAAGCTGAGCCTGCCCATACAGTGGGGTGCACGCTGCGGTTTTTGGATGAAGTCCGCATGGAGGACGTCAGGAGCCTGTGCGCCATCACTGCGGGTACGGGATTTCTTTCCGAGGATGAGGTCAACGTGGTGGAAGAGCTGGCCTGGGCCGCCATCACAGGTGGGGAGTCGAGCGGGTACATGTTTCTGCTGGCCTTTTCGCATGACGGGGAGAATCGGTCCCCGGCCGGATTCGCCTGCTACGGGCCCATTGCCTGCACCGAGGGCAGCTACCATCTCTATTGGATCGTGGTGGACCGCCTGTGCCAGGGGCAGGGATACGGTACGCAGATTCTGCGCAAGGTCGAGGAACGGGTTGCCGCGCGGCAGGGGCGCAAGCTCTTTCTGGAGACTTCCTCCCGGCCCCTGTACGAGCCCACCAGGAATTTCTACTGGAGCACCGGGTACATCGAAGAGGGCAGGTTGAAGGACTATTACGCCCCGGGCGAGGACTGCGTGCATTTCGCCAAGGAGCTTCAGCCCGCGCGGGGCTGA
- a CDS encoding KamA family radical SAM protein — translation MLDVVTNEEQEPPDLLPVSHEKRGAVQGPGGGCATIAEFRSRYYPLVSDEKWNDWRWQIAHRIKDADEMEHVFGTALAHTLPLGKGLPVAATPYYLGVAATAVSDGVRRCIEPTVNEFIRSLHEADDPLGEEGHTAVPGLVHRYPDRVLFLVTDYCSTYCRYCTRSRLVGQKRHPHSKREWRRAIAYIREREEVRDVLLSGGDPLTLPDDKLDWLLTELRRIPHVEMVRIGTKVPAVLPQRITPELTAMLRKHHPLFMSLHFAHPDELTGETAAACAALADAGIPLGSQTVLLKGVNDDVQTMKRLMQGLLRVRVKPYYLYQCDPIPGSGHFRTRVEKGLEIIAGLRGHTSGYAVPSYVIDAPGGGGKIPLLPESVVGRDDNFILLKNYEGGVFGYPDSDAAAEEECRGARVS, via the coding sequence ATGCTTGATGTCGTAACCAACGAAGAACAGGAGCCCCCCGACCTTTTGCCGGTCTCGCACGAAAAACGCGGGGCCGTGCAGGGGCCGGGAGGCGGATGCGCCACGATTGCCGAGTTCCGAAGCCGTTATTATCCGCTGGTTTCGGACGAGAAATGGAACGACTGGCGCTGGCAGATAGCCCACCGCATCAAGGATGCGGACGAAATGGAACATGTGTTCGGAACCGCGCTCGCGCATACGCTGCCCCTGGGCAAGGGGCTTCCCGTGGCGGCCACCCCGTACTACCTCGGCGTTGCGGCGACGGCCGTCTCCGACGGAGTCCGGCGCTGCATAGAACCCACGGTGAATGAATTTATACGGTCCCTCCACGAGGCGGACGACCCCCTCGGAGAGGAAGGCCACACGGCGGTGCCGGGCCTGGTGCACCGCTATCCGGACAGGGTCCTGTTTCTGGTGACGGACTACTGCTCCACCTATTGCCGCTACTGCACGCGCTCCCGGCTGGTGGGGCAGAAGAGGCATCCCCATTCCAAACGGGAATGGCGGCGGGCCATCGCCTATATCCGGGAGCGCGAGGAGGTCCGGGACGTCCTGCTTTCGGGCGGCGATCCACTGACCCTGCCGGACGACAAGCTCGACTGGCTGCTCACGGAGCTGCGACGCATCCCGCATGTGGAGATGGTCCGCATCGGCACCAAGGTCCCGGCGGTCCTGCCCCAGCGCATCACCCCGGAGCTGACGGCCATGCTGCGCAAGCACCATCCGCTGTTCATGAGCCTGCATTTCGCGCACCCGGACGAGCTGACCGGGGAGACCGCCGCGGCCTGTGCGGCCCTGGCGGACGCGGGCATCCCGCTGGGCAGCCAGACCGTGCTGCTCAAGGGGGTCAACGACGACGTGCAGACCATGAAGCGGCTCATGCAGGGACTGCTGCGCGTGCGGGTCAAGCCCTATTACCTCTACCAGTGCGACCCCATCCCCGGTTCCGGGCATTTCCGGACCAGGGTGGAAAAGGGGCTGGAAATCATAGCCGGGCTGCGCGGCCATACCTCCGGGTATGCGGTGCCCAGCTACGTCATCGACGCCCCCGGCGGCGGCGGAAAGATTCCGCTGCTTCCCGAGAGCGTGGTGGGCAGGGATGATAATTTCATCCTGCTCAAGAACTATGAAGGCGGGGTTTTCGGGTATCCGGACTCCGATGCCGCGGCGGAAGAGGAATGCCGCGGTGCGAGGGTTTCATGA
- a CDS encoding D-alanine--D-alanine ligase family protein, with amino-acid sequence MMKIGMTYDLKDDYLKLGMSPEEAAEFDSEVTVEGIRKALEGLGHKVVRIGNIAALTSRLADGETWDMVFNIAEGRRGLGREAQVPALLDAYDIPYTFSGPDLMALTLNKGFTNAVVRSLGLATADFTVVRSLEDVEEVGLGFPLFAKPVAEGTSKGISSRSLTRNHDELRATCGDLLARFRQPVLVETFLPGREFTVGILGSGDEARIAGVLEVLATEKGDASAYTYENKQDWKKRVRYELVDDFAAMSSARLALRAWKGLGCLDGGRIDVRLDREGMPTFIEVNPLPGLNPESSDLPILWRQAGHRYEELIGAIFRSAAARLPKGDTEPWRVA; translated from the coding sequence ATGATGAAGATCGGCATGACCTATGATCTCAAGGACGATTACCTCAAGCTGGGGATGTCTCCCGAGGAAGCCGCCGAGTTCGACTCGGAGGTGACTGTCGAAGGCATCCGCAAAGCGCTTGAGGGACTGGGACACAAAGTGGTCCGAATCGGCAATATCGCCGCCCTTACCTCACGCCTGGCGGACGGAGAGACTTGGGACATGGTCTTCAACATAGCCGAGGGGCGCAGGGGCCTGGGACGAGAAGCCCAGGTCCCGGCCCTGCTGGACGCCTACGACATTCCCTATACCTTTTCCGGGCCGGACCTCATGGCCCTGACCCTGAACAAGGGGTTCACCAACGCCGTTGTCCGTTCCCTGGGGCTGGCCACGGCGGACTTTACCGTGGTGCGCAGCCTGGAGGATGTGGAGGAGGTCGGCCTCGGCTTTCCCCTGTTCGCCAAGCCCGTGGCCGAAGGCACGAGCAAGGGCATCAGCAGCCGTTCCCTGACCCGGAACCATGACGAGCTGCGGGCCACCTGCGGCGACCTGCTGGCCCGGTTCCGGCAGCCGGTGCTGGTGGAGACGTTCCTCCCCGGCCGGGAATTTACCGTGGGCATCCTGGGCAGCGGCGACGAAGCGCGCATCGCCGGGGTGCTGGAAGTGTTGGCCACGGAAAAGGGAGATGCGTCCGCCTACACCTACGAAAACAAGCAGGATTGGAAAAAGCGCGTTCGCTACGAGCTGGTGGACGATTTCGCCGCCATGAGTTCGGCCAGGCTGGCGCTTCGGGCCTGGAAGGGGCTGGGATGTCTGGACGGCGGACGCATAGACGTGCGCCTGGACAGGGAGGGTATGCCCACCTTCATCGAGGTCAACCCCCTACCCGGACTCAATCCGGAAAGCTCCGACCTCCCCATCCTGTGGCGGCAGGCGGGGCACCGGTACGAGGAACTGATTGGCGCCATTTTCCGGTCTGCGGCGGCTCGCCTGCCCAAGGGCGATACCGAACCCTGGAGAGTCGCATGA